The following are encoded in a window of Heteronotia binoei isolate CCM8104 ecotype False Entrance Well chromosome 9, APGP_CSIRO_Hbin_v1, whole genome shotgun sequence genomic DNA:
- the TLR2 gene encoding toll-like receptor 2: MIKLVWSIWIFSLIEAASLSAQHLHSFCDASHFCDYSAMALGAIPSGLTDDITGLNLASNAIEQVGKMDLKFAVNLKTLLLHSNRIQTINDDAFRFLVKLEHLDLSKNNLTHLSPSWFRHLSSLQQLNIKGNKYSDLGRTPLFSDLQKLRFLYLGNDDYFSTLWKQDFKGISILEELEIKAQNLGQYEQGSLKSIKHIDHFLLNVHSLATLIQVIHDITNSVVCLELRNIQFQNSNDMNQFYPLGSSVVQKVILRNVVLSDHSVGEMASILTGLNQLHELEVVDSRFNGIGDMRELQGLHSVRALDVITIRNLTIGLFYQFTDLSSVMHLVDKIVRLTIENTKVFMVPCELAKSFHSLEYLDLSVNLLQDLTMQLSFCENAFPNLRTLNVSKNALSNLGTVATSVAHLGNFTTLDVSRNNFGQMPKSCTWPRSLKFLNISGCKVNSLTTCISQNLEVLDVSNNNLNNFILSLPQLRELYITNNKLITLPDASFISNVQLMVVRENKLMDFSKEQLGKFAQLEMLDARTNSFTCSCQFLSFVQSQEGLSKTLVGWPENYICDSPSTVKGKQVQVALLSLTECHRTLMVFLICILMLVMLMVLAILCYKLHAIWYMKMTWAWLQAKHKPRQDPNKEICYDAFVSYSEHDSEWVENVMVQELEQANPPFKLCLHKRDFMPGKWIVDNIIDSIEKSYKTLFVLSEHFVQSEWCKYELDFSHFRLFDENNDAAILILLEPIPEQTIPKRFCKLRKLMNTKTYLEWPRDDNQQQIFWFNLRTALNS; encoded by the coding sequence ATGATTAAGTTGGTCTGGAGCATTTGGATCTTCTCTCTCATTGAAGCAGCAAGTCTTTCTGCACAACACCTTCACTCGTTCTGTGATGCCTCTCATTTTTGTGACTATTCTGCAATGGCTTTAGGTGCAATTCCTTCTGGTCTAACAGATGATATTACAGGACTGAATCTGGCCTCCAATGCTATAGAACAAGTTGGCAAGATGGACCTGAAGTTTGCTGTCAATCTCAAAACCCTTCTGCTCCATTCTAACCGCATTCAGACAATTAATGATGATGCCTTTCGTTTCCTTGTAAAGCTGGAGCACTTAGATCTATCAAAGAACAATTTAACTCACTTGTCACCTTCTTGGTTCAGACACCTTTCTTCTTTACAGCAGTTAAACATCAAAGGTAACAAGTACTCTGATCTAGGGAGGACTCCACTTTTTTCTGATCTGCAAAAGCTGAGGTTTCTGTACTTGGGAAATGATGATTACTTTTCTACTCTGTGGAAACAAGACTTCAAAGGAATTTCTATTCTTGAAGAACTGGAAATTAAGGCACAGAACCTTGGACAATATGAGCAAGGAAGTCTGAAATCTATCAAGCACATAGATCACTTTTTATTAAATGTCCACTCTCTTGCCACTTTAATTCAGGTCATTCATGATATTACAAATTCTGTGGTGTGTCTTGAACTGAGAAACATACAATTTCAGAACAGTAATGACATGAACCAATTTTATCCATTGGGTTCCTCAGTTGTCCAGAAAGTTATCCTTAGAAATGTTGTACTCTCAGATCATTCTGTTGGTGAGATGGCTTCCATCCTTACAGGTCTAAACCAACTTCATGAGCTGGAGGTGGTGGATAGCAGATTCAATGGTATTGGGGATATGAGGGAACTGCAAGGATTGCACTCTGTAAGAGCCCTAGATGTAATTACAATCCGAAATTTAACAATTGGTTTGTTTTACCAATTTACAGATCTTTCTAGTGTAATGCATCTTGTAGATAAAATTGTCAGACTTACAATTGAAAATACAAAAGTTTTTATGGTGCCCTGTGAACTTGCAAAATCATTTCATTCTCTGGAATATCTAGATTTGAGTGTGAATCTACTGCAAGACTTAACTATGCAACTCTCCTTTTGTGAGAATGCCTTCCCTAATCTCAGAACTTTAAACGTTAGTAAGAATGCGTTGTCTAATTTAGGAACTGTAGCAACAAGTGTAGCTCATCTAGGAAATTTCACAACCTTGGATGTGAGCCGAAACAACTTTGGTCAAATGCCAAAATCATGTACATGGCCCCGAAGTCTGAAATTTTTAAACATCTCTGGTTGTAAAGTAAACAGTCTTACTACGTGTATCTCTCAAAATCTGGAAGTACTGGATGTTAGCAATAATAACCTCAATAACTTTATACTAAGCTTGCCACAGCTACGAGAGCTTTACATTACAAATAACAAATTAATAACCCTGCCTGATGCTTCGTTCATCTCTAATGTTCAACTCATGGTGGTTAGAGAAAACAAACTGATGGACTTCTCTAAGGAGCAACTTGGAAAATTTGCACAACTAGAGATGCTGGATGCACGTACTAACAGCTTCACCTGCTCATGTCAGTTTCTCTCATTTGTTCAGTCTCAGGAAGGATTATCCAAGACCTTGGTTGGTTGGCCTGAGAACTACATCTGTGACTCTCCATCCACTGTAAAGGGAAAGCAGGTACAAGTTGCCCTGTTGTCACTAACTGAATGTCACAGGACATTGATGGTGTTCCTGATCTGCATTTTGATGCTAGTGATGCTTATGGTGCTGGCAATCCTTTGCTACAAGCTTCATGCCATCTGGTATATGAAAATGACCTGGGCCTGGCTTCAGGCAAAACACAAGCCTCGACAAGACCCAAATAAAGAAATCTGCTATGATGCTTTTGTTTCCTACAGTGAACATGACTCTGAATGGGTAGAGAATGTAATGGTACAGGAACTGGAGCAAGCTAATCCCCCATTTAAACTCTGCCTTCATAAAAGGGATTTTATGCCTGGCAAATGGATTGTGGACAACATCATTGACTCCATTGAGAAGAGCTATAAAACTCTGTTTGTGCTGTCCGAACACTTTGTACAGAGTGAATGGTGCAAGTATGAGCTGGATTTCTCCCATTTCCGGCTGTTTGATGAGAATAATGATGCTGCAATTTTGATCCTTCTGGAGCCTATTCCAGAGCAAACCATTCCCAAAAGATTTTGTAAGCTCAGAAAACTAATGAATACCAAAACCTACCTTGAATGGCCAAGAGATGACAATCAACAGCAAATATTTTGGTTTAATTTGAGAACAGCACTAAATTCATAG